TCTTGCAGCTTTTGTTTGCTTGTATTTTCAGTGACCGAGTCACCTGATTTCCGTAGCATttaactagctactgtagctagctaaccttgttgATTTGCTAGCTAGTATCTGACTGACAACTGCCTAACAACATCATTCTGATTACGACAGTCAGTAGGCTGCCGTAATTATCATTTAGCTAAGGTACCCTGTTCGAATACTTTGCAAACATCCTTTTGGTTGTCCACTGATCAGTCACTGGAAAAAGAGTCAGAAACTCTGAAGGTTAGCTGTATACCAGGGGCGTATACGAGAAAATGTTGTAAAACGTTTcctaaacggaagcaaacggggCGGGACCTTCCTTAAATTGTCCAgtagaaactcttgtttttctctgtttgcttctgtttggttATTAAAGGGTAAACGGTTTACGTAATGAATACGTCCCTGCTGACCGGGAGATTATACGAGTTAGCGAGCTACTTAGACAGTAACGGTACATGAATGAGGGTccaggtcaaatcatgatgttTAGTATTGTTTGGATATGGTGACTCTGTCAGGATTTTAGTCCATGCATTTTGACAAGCTCATGTGCCAAGTATTTATATAATGGATGCCAAGATGTAGCCTTGGATGCCAAGATGCAACTTTGCCTAAGATCTTAAGTCTTCCTCTAAGTTACATTAGGACTGATTTGATAAATATGGTTGGATCTCCCTCTAGTTTAGCACATACTTataccaatccaatgctttcaaATCCTTGAGCGGCAGTGAGCAAGTGCACATtccagggagaagggggagaaatTGAATGATGTATTCATGTTTGGTGAGGCTTTGGAGCAGCAACTTAACCTTATTTTCCTTCCAGTGTACTTTTTCAAACAGAGATGACGTGTTCATTAGAAAATGTATTATCAGACGCTAAGTCGCTGGTGGAAAGACTTCGCAACCATGACAATGCAGCGGAGGTACTTATCGAACAGACAACGTCCCTTAACAAGAGGGTGGAGGCCATGAAACAGGTAATGCAGCTCTTTTGATTGTTGTTGGAAAGGGTACACACTTGCCTTTAACTGACCTTTATTGAGTTGACTGGAGTTCTGTGTATCTGTTTGCAGTATCAGGAGGAGATTGAATCGCTGAACCAGGTAGCCCGGCATCGGCCCCGTTCCAGCCTCGTCATGGGCATTCAGCAGGAAAACCGGCAGATCCGTGATCTACAGCAGGAAAACAAAGGTAGAGCAGTGAGTGTGATaagctgaaaaacaaatgaagcTACTCTATTTATTGGTTTCATAACAGGCATATTACCAGTTGAAAAAGTACCCTGTCTGGATAAATCCATAGAAATGTGCGTATCTATATTTTCTCGCTGCAGAGTTGAGAACATCCCTGGAGGAACACCAGTCAGCCATAGAGCTCATCATGACTAAATACAGGGAGCAGGTCTTCAGACTCCTCATGGCCAGTAAGAAGGATGACCCAGCCATCGTCAACCAATTAAAGGAGCAGCACACCACTGTGAGTGACCCACCCTCTTCTAGTGTCACATCACACTCAGGAGCTACCCTTTCTTCTTGTATCGAGGAAGTTCAAAGCAAATATTTATATTGTTTCTATTCTATGACTCTGCAGGAAATGCAAGCGCACATAGACAAGATCAACGAGATGGCTACGGTGATGAGGAAGGCCATCGAAGTGGACGAGGGGAGGTTGTGTGAAGACGAGGAGAGGATTAAGCAACTAGAGGTGAGTCACACAGGTTGGCTATATTCTCGCTGTTTACTAAAAGCATTGACTGAGTACTAACAGTACTACTATTTCAAACATACTGTTAAACGTAtgcatgtttttttggggtcagcTGGAGAACAGTGGTCTTCGTGAGCTGCTAGGGATCAGTCGAGAGGCCTTCCTAGTTCTGACGAGAGAGGAGGCCTCGGATAGCACATCCCTGTCTGCACTGTTGACCAGCGCTGACATCAGCCTCCGGAAGAGTTAGGCCCACACCAGCACTAGCttggagagtgtgtgtatatatgcgcCCCCACCTTGTACAGACCATACCCCCCAATCACCTACAGCCACACAGACTCCCAGAGGGCACTCAACAACGAACGATGCCACAGGTCATACTGCCGCCCACCTGTCATGCTACAATGGAGGTATACAGCAGGAAGCCTCTGAGACAAATGGGAAAATCCTCCAGCAGTTTAGTCTGTCATGCATTTTTAGTCTTGGCACGCATTGTGCTATCTGATGAGCCTGTGGGGTTTTAAAGTGTGAATGAGTGAAAGTGCTGCTCTTGAATGACAATAAAACACTTGAAAGAAACATGTTAAAGTTTGGCTAGTGTCCTCCAGCTGAAACCCAGTGGTGGAAATACCGTATGCGTGAACAGGACTCTTTGGAATGCAcaacttactgtatgtagacTGTAAATTGGACCTAATGGTTGCAACATGATACATCACAACTTCACTGATGACAAACTTTGGGACAAGAGGAGCAGAGAAACGAACAAGTGATTTTTAGGACAAACAATTTATCACATTTCtcacacaacaaaacaaacactATAGACAAACAGCCCATTTTAAAACAAGACATGGCACATGAAAAGGTAAGTAGCTAAGAGCTGTAGTGAAAAATACTGAAAGGCAACCTTGACCTTTAAGAAAGCTTCATGAGTAATCTTAGTGCATAGAAGCATTTCCTAGTGTGGAATTTCAACAGTATGGCTATAATTTTACAATGTCGGCCTCCTCACACCCCTGTGTGTTTTGGTTTGGAAACTCTGAGAAAAGTAGAAATGGCCATTTCTACCTGCATTTCAGTCTTTCCCATCCTTGACATTGTAATCCTGTCAGGTGATTCTGCTAATCATGAAAGATCAATAAATTCCCTATCAAATTTTAATTCAACATCCTGTCGTGTGC
The DNA window shown above is from Salmo trutta chromosome 8, fSalTru1.1, whole genome shotgun sequence and carries:
- the LOC115199027 gene encoding FGFR1 oncogene partner 2 homolog isoform X1, with protein sequence MTCSLENVLSDAKSLVERLRNHDNAAEVLIEQTTSLNKRVEAMKQYQEEIESLNQVARHRPRSSLVMGIQQENRQIRDLQQENKELRTSLEEHQSAIELIMTKYREQVFRLLMASKKDDPAIVNQLKEQHTTVSDPPSSSVTSHSGATLSSCIEEVQSKYLYCFYSMTLQEMQAHIDKINEMATVMRKAIEVDEGRLCEDEERIKQLELENSGLRELLGISREAFLVLTREEASDSTSLSALLTSADISLRKS
- the LOC115199027 gene encoding FGFR1 oncogene partner 2 homolog isoform X2, translated to MTCSLENVLSDAKSLVERLRNHDNAAEVLIEQTTSLNKRVEAMKQYQEEIESLNQVARHRPRSSLVMGIQQENRQIRDLQQENKELRTSLEEHQSAIELIMTKYREQVFRLLMASKKDDPAIVNQLKEQHTTEMQAHIDKINEMATVMRKAIEVDEGRLCEDEERIKQLELENSGLRELLGISREAFLVLTREEASDSTSLSALLTSADISLRKS